In Luteitalea sp. TBR-22, one genomic interval encodes:
- a CDS encoding efflux RND transporter permease subunit: MARLGTAGRIAAAFIHSKLTPLLIVASMALGLMAVLGLPREEEPQIIVPMVDVFVDLPGATPAEVEQRITRPVEKLLWEIPGVEYVYSTSSPGRSMVIVRFRVGQNQEDAMVRLNQKLHANMDRIPPGAQGPLVKLRSIDDVPILGITLWSTRYDDHQLRLLAGQLHDAIKEVPDVSEVDILGGRPRVATVEIDPARLDVYGIDPLMVRSAVQGNARSSAPGPLVGGQASTLEAGVRLETVEQLRDVVVASRAGRPVRLSDVATVSDRDADPATYVRHHVRGQGAAPAVTMAVAKRAGTNATSVARHVLAKVDALKGTLIPADVHVEITRDYGETAAEKSNELLYHMAIAVVSVSLLIWLALGRREALVVMVAIPVTLALTLFMFYLYGYTLNRITLFALIFSIGILVDDAIVVVENMVRHARMSTGASDGLTSIALRAVDEVGNPTILATLTVVAAILPMAFVGGLMGPYMRPIPVGASAAMVFSLIVAFVVTPWAAVRLLHPDGGHHDDREDALTRWYRRAMGPLIADSRRRWVFLGGVVFLLLAAMALVPLKLVTVKMLPFDNKSEFQVIVDMPEGTTLEQTAAVTARLATMALEDPAVKDVQDYVGTASPHNFNGLVRHYFLRQAPHLGDLQVNLLPKHERAEQSHQIARRMRERLLPIARAAGATIQVAEVPPGPPVLQTLVAEIYGPDLKRRNEVATRIREIFQRTPGVVDTDWYVEDPQPKLSLVVDEEKAAAAGIAPATVAGLVRMAGSGESAGLLHDDASREDVPVLLRLPREQRHDLEAFRALRLAGAHQVSIGELTRLETRTEDVSLYHKNLLPVTYVTGDLAGEDESPVYAIMRMNEAIAKLTLPEGHGVEIFNAVQPEQTAVPSMKWDGEWHVTIEVFRDLGLAFGVVLILIYILVVGWFGSFQTPLLIMIAIPFSLVGILPAHAAMGAFFTATSMIGFIAGAGIVVRNSIILVDFIELRVREGMPLEEAVVDAGAVRFRPMALTAAAVIVGAGVILFDPIFQGLAVSLMAGEVASLLLSRMAVPVLYYMAAKRRAVVPAPAAIAPVEAH, from the coding sequence ATGGCGAGGCTGGGCACAGCGGGCCGCATCGCGGCCGCCTTCATCCACTCGAAGCTGACACCGCTGCTCATCGTCGCGTCGATGGCCCTCGGCCTGATGGCCGTGCTCGGGCTGCCGCGGGAAGAGGAGCCGCAGATCATCGTGCCGATGGTCGACGTGTTCGTCGACCTTCCCGGCGCGACACCCGCCGAGGTGGAGCAGCGCATCACCCGGCCGGTGGAGAAGCTGTTGTGGGAGATTCCGGGCGTCGAGTACGTCTACTCGACGTCGAGCCCCGGGCGGTCGATGGTCATCGTGCGCTTCAGGGTCGGCCAGAACCAGGAAGACGCGATGGTTCGGCTCAACCAGAAGCTGCACGCCAACATGGACCGGATCCCGCCAGGCGCGCAGGGCCCGCTCGTCAAGCTCCGCTCGATCGACGACGTGCCGATCCTCGGGATCACCCTGTGGTCCACCCGGTACGACGACCACCAGCTGCGCCTGCTCGCCGGGCAGCTGCACGATGCGATCAAGGAGGTGCCCGACGTGTCCGAGGTCGACATCCTCGGCGGTCGGCCCCGGGTCGCGACCGTCGAGATCGACCCGGCGCGCCTCGACGTGTACGGCATCGACCCGCTCATGGTCCGCAGTGCGGTCCAGGGCAACGCGCGTTCCTCCGCGCCCGGGCCGCTGGTCGGCGGTCAGGCCAGCACCCTCGAGGCCGGGGTCCGCCTCGAGACGGTGGAGCAGTTGCGCGACGTCGTGGTCGCCTCCCGTGCGGGTCGGCCGGTGCGGCTGTCGGACGTGGCGACGGTGTCGGACCGCGACGCCGATCCGGCGACGTACGTGCGCCACCACGTGCGCGGACAGGGCGCCGCCCCGGCCGTGACGATGGCCGTCGCCAAGCGTGCGGGCACCAACGCCACCTCCGTCGCGCGACACGTGCTCGCCAAGGTGGACGCCCTGAAGGGCACGCTGATTCCCGCCGACGTGCACGTCGAGATCACGAGGGATTACGGCGAGACCGCAGCCGAGAAGAGCAACGAACTGCTGTACCACATGGCCATCGCGGTCGTGTCGGTGTCGCTGCTCATCTGGCTGGCGCTCGGCCGGCGCGAGGCCCTGGTCGTGATGGTCGCCATCCCGGTCACCCTCGCGCTGACGCTGTTCATGTTCTACCTCTACGGGTACACGCTGAATCGCATCACGCTCTTCGCGTTGATCTTCTCGATCGGCATCCTGGTCGACGACGCGATCGTGGTGGTGGAGAACATGGTCCGGCACGCGCGCATGAGCACAGGCGCGTCCGACGGGCTGACTTCGATCGCGCTCCGCGCCGTCGACGAAGTGGGCAACCCGACGATCCTCGCCACCCTCACCGTCGTGGCCGCCATCCTGCCGATGGCCTTCGTCGGCGGGCTGATGGGGCCGTACATGCGACCGATTCCGGTCGGTGCGTCGGCGGCCATGGTGTTCTCGCTCATCGTCGCGTTCGTGGTGACGCCCTGGGCCGCGGTGCGCCTGCTGCATCCGGACGGCGGGCACCACGACGACCGCGAGGACGCGCTCACCCGGTGGTACCGCCGGGCGATGGGGCCGCTCATCGCCGACAGCCGGCGTCGCTGGGTGTTCCTCGGGGGCGTGGTGTTCCTGCTGCTGGCGGCGATGGCGCTGGTGCCGCTCAAGCTCGTCACGGTCAAGATGCTGCCGTTCGACAACAAGAGCGAATTCCAGGTCATCGTCGACATGCCCGAGGGCACCACCCTCGAGCAGACGGCCGCCGTCACCGCGCGTCTGGCGACGATGGCGCTCGAGGATCCGGCCGTCAAGGACGTGCAGGACTACGTCGGCACGGCGTCGCCCCACAACTTCAACGGGTTGGTGCGGCACTACTTCCTGCGCCAGGCGCCACACCTCGGCGACCTGCAGGTCAACCTGCTGCCCAAGCACGAGCGGGCCGAGCAGAGCCACCAGATCGCGCGGCGGATGCGCGAGCGATTGCTGCCGATTGCCAGGGCGGCCGGGGCGACCATCCAGGTGGCCGAGGTGCCCCCTGGGCCGCCGGTGCTGCAGACCCTCGTGGCCGAGATCTACGGACCGGACCTGAAGCGTCGCAACGAGGTCGCCACCAGGATCCGCGAGATCTTCCAGCGGACGCCGGGCGTGGTCGACACCGACTGGTACGTCGAGGATCCACAGCCCAAGCTGTCGCTGGTCGTCGACGAGGAGAAGGCGGCCGCGGCCGGCATCGCACCCGCGACGGTGGCTGGCCTGGTCCGCATGGCGGGCAGCGGCGAGTCGGCGGGCCTGCTGCACGACGACGCGTCTCGCGAGGACGTACCCGTGCTGCTGCGCCTGCCGCGCGAGCAGCGCCACGATCTCGAGGCCTTCCGGGCCCTGCGTCTCGCGGGAGCGCATCAGGTGTCGATCGGCGAGCTGACGCGGCTCGAGACCCGGACGGAGGACGTCAGCCTCTATCACAAGAACCTGCTGCCGGTGACCTACGTGACCGGCGACCTGGCTGGCGAGGACGAGAGCCCCGTCTACGCCATCATGCGGATGAACGAGGCGATTGCGAAGCTCACGCTGCCCGAGGGGCATGGCGTGGAGATCTTCAACGCCGTGCAGCCGGAGCAGACCGCCGTGCCGTCGATGAAGTGGGACGGCGAGTGGCACGTCACCATCGAGGTCTTCCGCGATCTCGGCCTGGCGTTCGGCGTCGTGCTGATCCTCATCTACATCCTGGTGGTCGGCTGGTTCGGCTCGTTCCAGACGCCGCTGCTGATCATGATCGCGATCCCGTTCTCGCTCGTCGGCATCCTGCCGGCGCACGCGGCCATGGGCGCGTTCTTCACCGCCACCTCGATGATCGGCTTCATCGCGGGTGCCGGGATCGTCGTCCGCAATTCGATCATCCTGGTGGACTTCATCGAACTGCGTGTCCGCGAGGGCATGCCGCTCGAGGAGGCCGTCGTGGATGCGGGGGCCGTACGGTTCCGGCCGATGGCGCTCACCGCAGCGGCCGTCATCGTCGGCGCCGGGGTGATCCTGTTCGACCCGATCTTCCAGGGACTCGCCGTCTCCCTGATGGCCGGCGAGGTCGCCTCGCTCCTGCTGTCACGAATGGCCGTGCCGGTCCTCTATTACATGGCGGCGAAGCGCCGGGCGGTCGTGCCGGCGCCCGCGGCGATCGCGCCGGTGGAGGCGCACTGA
- a CDS encoding efflux RND transporter periplasmic adaptor subunit: MAVSTVTVARAPHAALVEAGGLVQARTTAVVTSRLMAPVREVRVQPGDRVRAGQVLVVLDDRDLGATARGAQSSALAAEQAVTAGSADRRAAEAGLALARASYDRVVALHGRKSATTQELDQATASFRAAEAQLAAIDARIQQAQASLASARAGSEAASVTAGFAVVTAPFAGVVAEKLVEPGNMAAPGMPLLRLEDDGALRLDVRVDASRVAGLTVGQQVDVEVDAASPVLLRGTVSEVARAMDADARAYLLKIALPGDARLRSGMFGRVRFAGAPVAAMLVPSSAIVRHGQVTSVFVADGDVARLRMVVVGRTLPEGIEVVTGLGDGERVVSTPPIGLTDGTPLRAGAK, encoded by the coding sequence GTGGCGGTATCGACGGTCACGGTCGCCAGGGCGCCGCACGCGGCGCTCGTCGAGGCAGGCGGGCTGGTGCAGGCTCGCACGACGGCCGTCGTCACCAGCCGGCTGATGGCGCCGGTGCGAGAGGTGCGCGTCCAGCCCGGCGATCGTGTCCGCGCCGGTCAGGTGCTCGTCGTGCTCGACGACCGCGACCTGGGCGCCACCGCACGCGGCGCCCAGTCGTCGGCGCTGGCGGCCGAGCAGGCCGTGACCGCCGGTAGCGCCGACCGTCGCGCCGCAGAGGCGGGCCTGGCGCTGGCCAGGGCGTCCTACGACCGCGTCGTCGCCCTGCACGGGCGCAAGTCGGCGACGACGCAGGAACTCGACCAGGCGACGGCGTCCTTCCGGGCCGCCGAGGCGCAGCTTGCCGCGATCGATGCGCGGATCCAGCAGGCGCAGGCCTCGCTGGCCAGCGCCCGGGCCGGGAGCGAGGCGGCGTCGGTGACCGCCGGCTTCGCGGTCGTGACGGCGCCGTTTGCCGGCGTCGTCGCCGAGAAACTCGTCGAGCCCGGCAACATGGCTGCGCCCGGCATGCCCCTGCTGCGGCTCGAGGACGACGGCGCGTTGAGGCTCGACGTCCGGGTGGACGCCTCCAGGGTGGCGGGCCTGACGGTGGGCCAGCAGGTCGACGTGGAGGTCGATGCGGCCTCGCCGGTGCTCCTGCGGGGCACCGTCAGCGAGGTCGCACGGGCCATGGATGCCGACGCGCGCGCCTACCTGCTCAAGATCGCCCTGCCCGGCGACGCGCGCCTGCGCTCCGGGATGTTCGGCCGGGTCCGCTTCGCAGGCGCTCCGGTCGCGGCGATGCTCGTCCCGTCTTCGGCGATCGTGCGCCACGGGCAGGTCACCTCCGTGTTCGTCGCCGACGGCGACGTGGCACGCCTGCGCATGGTCGTGGTCGGCCGGACCCTGCCGGAAGGCATCGAGGTGGTGACCGGTCTCGGTGATGGCGAGCGTGTCGTGTCCACGCCTCCCATCGGACTCACCGACGGCACGCCGCTGCGGGCGGGAGCGAAGTGA
- a CDS encoding TolC family protein, with translation MIRTSSISVIGAVLLVVAMPAAPLRAQAPLTLRDAIARAQAGNPDARIAALAEQEAVHRVTQARAGYLPRVDATEAWQRGNQPVFVFGSLLAQRQFTAADFALEALNHPDAVDNFRLAVGAEQSVWDGGATRARVRAAELGVRLAASGRLTATQALAVAATQAFGQVLQAEASLQAARAALEAADGDLKLARDRRDAGLVTEADVLAVEVHRAAVEEGRLRATLAADLARADLNRVMGEPLDAAFVLAPLAPSSAAPVADTAALEAEALRQRPELQQARLMVDLAGAQVAEARASYMPQVFAQGGWEGNGGAWADRSGSWGVGAGVRINLFRGMADKARIAEVTEASRRRALERERAETGVRLEVRAAASRLTSARAREALAATVVAQAAERQRIVRDRYEQGLADVTALLRAAEAVVQAHEQQLRARVDVSVESAGLDRALGR, from the coding sequence ATGATACGTACGTCTTCGATTTCCGTCATCGGCGCGGTCCTGCTCGTCGTCGCGATGCCGGCAGCGCCCCTGCGGGCGCAGGCGCCCCTGACGCTGCGGGACGCCATCGCGCGGGCGCAGGCCGGCAACCCCGACGCCAGGATTGCGGCGCTCGCCGAGCAGGAAGCCGTCCACCGCGTCACCCAGGCGCGCGCCGGCTACCTGCCGCGGGTGGATGCGACCGAAGCCTGGCAGCGCGGCAATCAACCCGTATTCGTCTTCGGCTCGCTGCTCGCGCAGCGGCAGTTCACGGCCGCCGACTTCGCGCTCGAGGCCCTCAACCATCCCGATGCCGTCGACAACTTCCGGCTGGCCGTGGGCGCCGAGCAGTCGGTGTGGGATGGCGGGGCGACGCGCGCCCGGGTCCGCGCCGCCGAACTCGGCGTGCGGCTGGCGGCCTCGGGACGCCTCACGGCCACGCAGGCGCTCGCGGTCGCGGCGACCCAGGCCTTTGGACAGGTGCTGCAGGCCGAGGCCTCGCTGCAGGCGGCCCGGGCGGCGCTCGAGGCGGCCGACGGCGACCTGAAGCTGGCACGCGATCGCCGCGACGCCGGCCTGGTTACCGAGGCCGACGTGCTCGCCGTCGAGGTCCACCGGGCGGCGGTCGAAGAGGGCCGACTGCGCGCCACCCTGGCGGCCGATCTCGCGCGCGCCGACCTGAACCGCGTGATGGGAGAGCCGCTCGACGCCGCCTTCGTGCTCGCCCCCCTCGCGCCCTCGTCGGCCGCGCCCGTCGCGGACACGGCAGCCCTCGAGGCCGAGGCGCTCCGGCAGCGGCCCGAACTGCAGCAGGCGCGGCTGATGGTGGACCTGGCCGGCGCGCAGGTCGCCGAGGCGCGCGCCAGCTACATGCCGCAGGTCTTCGCGCAGGGCGGCTGGGAAGGCAACGGCGGTGCGTGGGCCGACCGCTCCGGCAGCTGGGGCGTCGGCGCCGGCGTGCGGATCAACCTGTTTCGCGGCATGGCCGACAAGGCGCGCATCGCGGAGGTCACGGAAGCCTCGCGGCGGCGGGCCCTGGAGCGCGAGCGGGCCGAGACCGGGGTGCGCCTCGAGGTCCGAGCCGCCGCGTCGCGCCTGACGTCGGCCCGGGCGCGAGAAGCCCTGGCGGCGACCGTCGTCGCGCAGGCCGCCGAGCGACAGCGCATCGTGCGCGACCGCTACGAGCAGGGGCTGGCCGACGTCACCGCCCTCCTGCGGGCCGCCGAGGCGGTGGTGCAGGCCCATGAACAACAGTTGCGCGCTCGCGTCGACGTGTCGGTGGAGTCGGCCGGCCTCGACCGCGCGCTCGGACGATAG
- a CDS encoding RNA polymerase sigma factor yields the protein MDAASATNVTPADDYAALVRDAAEGDPEAMERLLLRAQASAYRFSVMVCGRTDETEDVMQEALVSTYKHARAIRDPNAFKAWLYRTVRNACLLNRRRRVAEPAHLLSLDDAGPHDDARVLEPADTGENPEDALEAADRRAQLRKALLTLPGPQREVIVLRDLEGLSTREVAEVVQISEDNVKQRLHRARVALRAALEPTP from the coding sequence ATGGATGCCGCTTCCGCGACAAACGTGACACCGGCCGACGACTACGCCGCGTTGGTCCGGGATGCCGCGGAGGGCGACCCCGAGGCCATGGAGCGCCTGCTCCTGCGCGCGCAGGCCTCCGCCTACCGGTTCAGCGTGATGGTCTGCGGCCGGACCGACGAGACCGAGGACGTGATGCAGGAGGCGCTGGTCAGCACCTACAAGCACGCCCGCGCCATCCGCGACCCGAACGCCTTCAAGGCCTGGCTGTACCGCACCGTCAGGAACGCCTGCCTGCTCAATCGCCGCCGCCGGGTCGCCGAGCCCGCCCACCTGCTGTCGCTCGACGACGCGGGGCCCCACGACGACGCGCGTGTGCTCGAACCGGCGGACACGGGTGAGAACCCCGAGGACGCGCTCGAGGCCGCCGACCGCCGGGCCCAGTTGCGCAAGGCCCTCCTGACCCTTCCCGGCCCGCAGCGGGAGGTGATCGTGCTGCGCGACCTCGAGGGCCTTTCCACCCGCGAGGTCGCCGAGGTCGTGCAGATCTCCGAGGACAACGTCAAGCAACGCCTGCACCGGGCGCGCGTCGCCCTGCGCGCCGCCCTGGAGCCCACGCCATGA
- a CDS encoding anti-sigma factor, which yields MSTDPGAVSPRCQQQLLELSAYLEGDLGPEQMAALDAHLATCECCGRMAASLRRAIALCRSEEVRDLPPAIQADALARVRALLQGEG from the coding sequence ATGAGCACCGACCCGGGCGCGGTGTCGCCCCGCTGCCAGCAGCAACTGCTCGAGCTGTCGGCCTATCTCGAGGGCGACCTGGGACCGGAGCAGATGGCCGCGCTCGACGCCCACCTCGCCACCTGCGAGTGCTGCGGTCGCATGGCTGCCAGCCTGCGCCGCGCCATCGCGCTCTGTCGGAGCGAGGAGGTGCGCGACCTGCCACCGGCCATCCAGGCCGACGCGCTCGCGAGGGTGCGGGCGTTGCTGCAGGGCGAGGGCTGA